One Selenomonadales bacterium DNA window includes the following coding sequences:
- a CDS encoding F0F1 ATP synthase subunit delta → MLKNPIAMKYAQAIFELAEDAQAIDEIGRDLCMVADTIEGQRDLAIFLDHPSTPRDAKKEVVKEIFAAEVGELTQKILLYLIDKRRETMLADIAQAYKDLTYEARGIIEAHVRSAMALTESEAARLTQALKKRSGKEVVLTQSVDPSLLGGLVVQMGDTLLDGSVKRQLAELKDALMQADFGKSGVTDEL, encoded by the coding sequence ATGCTAAAAAATCCGATCGCGATGAAATATGCGCAGGCAATATTTGAGCTGGCAGAAGATGCGCAGGCGATAGACGAGATCGGCAGAGATCTTTGTATGGTTGCCGATACGATCGAAGGTCAGCGCGATCTGGCGATCTTTCTCGATCATCCGAGCACGCCGCGTGATGCGAAAAAAGAAGTCGTGAAAGAGATATTCGCTGCGGAAGTTGGCGAATTGACGCAGAAGATACTTTTATATCTCATAGACAAACGTCGTGAGACGATGCTTGCCGATATCGCGCAAGCGTATAAAGATCTGACGTATGAAGCACGCGGTATCATAGAAGCGCACGTTCGTTCGGCGATGGCTCTCACGGAGAGTGAGGCGGCGCGTCTTACGCAGGCACTCAAAAAACGCAGCGGAAAAGAAGTCGTTCTTACGCAGTCAGTCGATCCGTCGCTTCTCGGCGGTCTTGTCGTGCAGATGGGCGATACGCTTCTTGACGGCAGTGTGAAACGGCAGCTCGCAGAGCTCAAAGATGCTCTGATGCAGGCCGACTTTGGCAAAAGTGGGGTGACAGATGAATTATGA
- the atpF gene encoding F0F1 ATP synthase subunit B, producing the protein MVDINATLVAQVINFLILVAILTKVAYKPLMKILEERRAAIEGSIASAQKEREEAEAMKAEYKAQLAQARAEAQAIVAKAERTAKESRDAILAEAKREQARMLASAREEIALEKQRALAELRREVVSLSTLAASKVLSENLDAQKNSALVERFIDELDKDGSGGLPC; encoded by the coding sequence TTGGTAGATATCAATGCGACATTGGTCGCGCAAGTAATAAACTTTTTGATCCTGGTAGCGATCTTGACGAAGGTTGCCTATAAGCCTTTGATGAAGATACTGGAAGAACGTCGCGCCGCGATCGAAGGCAGTATTGCTTCGGCGCAAAAAGAGCGCGAAGAAGCAGAAGCGATGAAAGCCGAGTATAAAGCGCAGTTGGCACAGGCTCGCGCGGAAGCGCAGGCGATCGTTGCCAAAGCAGAGCGTACGGCAAAAGAAAGCCGTGATGCGATTCTCGCTGAAGCCAAACGCGAACAGGCTCGTATGCTGGCATCGGCAAGAGAAGAGATCGCGCTTGAAAAACAGAGAGCGCTTGCAGAGCTTCGTCGTGAAGTGGTATCGCTTTCGACGCTGGCGGCATCGAAGGTGCTCTCTGAAAATCTCGATGCGCAGAAGAACAGCGCGCTTGTAGAGCGATTCATCGATGAGCTCGACAAGGATGGATCGGGTGGTCTGCCATGCTAA
- the atpE gene encoding F0F1 ATP synthase subunit C translates to MEMMVVAALIGAGIAAGLAAVGAGIGNGLVTSKFLEGIARQPEAKGTLLVNMLISVGLIEAVPIIAVVIAIILLYANPFI, encoded by the coding sequence ATGGAAATGATGGTAGTAGCCGCTTTGATCGGTGCAGGTATTGCAGCAGGTTTGGCCGCAGTTGGTGCGGGTATCGGTAATGGTCTTGTTACGTCCAAGTTCTTGGAAGGTATTGCTCGTCAGCCGGAAGCGAAAGGTACGCTTCTTGTGAATATGCTTATCTCGGTCGGTTTGATCGAGGCCGTTCCTATTATCGCTGTCGTTATCGCGATCATTTTGCTCTATGCGAATCCGTTTATCTAA
- the atpB gene encoding F0F1 ATP synthase subunit A codes for MGHSGTEHIGSHDLIEVMGLTFHLDTLIMTWITMGIVIVIAVLATRMLSIVPHGWQTILEMVVTALLGQIESTMGPRGKKLAPLFITLFLFLLIANWLGLVPTFKSPTADLNTTLGMALMVVIMLHSLGLMYKRGEHLKSFFKPFAPFVVIKVVEEIAKPITLSFRLFGNILAGEVLIIILGLLVPMWFPVPNIVWLAFSVFVGAVQAFIFTMLSMSYIGEAIGEEH; via the coding sequence ATGGGACATAGTGGTACAGAACATATCGGGAGTCATGATCTGATAGAAGTGATGGGTCTGACGTTTCATCTCGATACGCTCATTATGACATGGATCACGATGGGGATCGTTATCGTGATAGCAGTCTTGGCGACCAGAATGTTGTCGATCGTGCCACACGGTTGGCAGACTATCTTGGAGATGGTCGTGACGGCTCTCTTGGGGCAGATCGAATCGACGATGGGGCCGAGAGGCAAGAAGTTGGCACCGCTCTTCATTACACTGTTCTTATTTTTGCTGATAGCCAACTGGTTGGGGCTTGTTCCGACGTTCAAATCGCCTACGGCGGATCTCAATACGACGCTCGGTATGGCACTCATGGTCGTTATCATGCTTCACAGCTTGGGTCTGATGTACAAGCGCGGTGAACATTTAAAGAGCTTCTTCAAGCCGTTCGCTCCGTTTGTCGTCATCAAGGTAGTCGAAGAGATCGCCAAGCCGATCACGCTTTCGTTCCGTCTGTTCGGTAATATCTTGGCCGGGGAAGTGCTTATCATCATCTTGGGACTTCTTGTTCCGATGTGGTTCCCTGTTCCGAATATCGTATGGCTGGCGTTCAGCGTATTCGTTGGTGCTGTTCAGGCATTTATCTTCACGATGCTGTCGATGTCTTATATCGGCGAAGCGATCGGTGAAGAACATTGA
- a CDS encoding AtpZ/AtpI family protein: protein MMKQNDRSLMQALSIATGLGIEAAAFIAVGVGLGRGADYFLGVQPFGTVMGALLGIGCAMRSIYCRVMKLK, encoded by the coding sequence ATGATGAAACAAAATGATCGCTCACTGATGCAGGCTTTGTCGATCGCGACGGGACTGGGGATAGAGGCGGCCGCTTTTATCGCAGTCGGTGTCGGGCTTGGCAGGGGGGCTGACTATTTTTTGGGAGTTCAGCCGTTCGGTACGGTGATGGGTGCGCTTTTGGGTATCGGATGCGCGATGCGTAGTATCTACTGCCGCGTGATGAAGCTCAAGTAG
- the wecB gene encoding UDP-N-acetylglucosamine 2-epimerase (non-hydrolyzing), translating into MAKLKVMAVFGTRPEAIKMAPVVLELKKHAEEIETIVAVTAQHREMLDQVLGLFGIVPDYDLDIMAKGQTLFDITSKAMNGLNQVLAEAKPDIILVHGDTTTTFAGALAAFYHQVKVGHVEAGLRTHNKYSPYPEEMNRKLTGAIADLHFAPTSTAEANLAEENITGMNVFVTGNTVIDALLKTVNKDYTFDHPVLQNIDYEGRKVILVTTHRRENLGEPMRHVYQALARLVKDFSDVEIVFPMHKNPLVREVVAEELGGTERVHLIDPLDYEPFANLLARSYLVLTDSGGIQEEAPALGKPVLVLRDTTERPEAIAAGTVKLIGTDKERVYSEAHLLLSDREAYLAMAEACNPYGDGLASERIVQAILWDKDNSRPRPARFE; encoded by the coding sequence ATGGCGAAGTTAAAAGTCATGGCAGTCTTCGGCACACGTCCCGAAGCGATCAAAATGGCTCCTGTTGTACTCGAGCTCAAAAAACATGCAGAAGAGATAGAAACGATCGTAGCCGTCACGGCACAGCATCGTGAGATGCTCGATCAGGTACTCGGTCTTTTCGGTATCGTACCGGACTATGATCTCGATATTATGGCGAAAGGACAGACTCTCTTTGATATCACATCGAAAGCAATGAACGGTCTTAATCAAGTTCTTGCCGAAGCAAAACCCGACATTATTTTGGTACACGGCGACACGACGACGACGTTTGCCGGCGCACTTGCCGCCTTCTATCATCAGGTCAAGGTCGGTCACGTTGAAGCAGGTCTTCGCACGCATAACAAGTATTCTCCGTATCCCGAAGAGATGAATCGTAAGCTCACGGGTGCTATTGCAGACCTTCATTTCGCGCCGACTTCTACGGCAGAAGCGAACCTTGCTGAGGAAAATATCACAGGTATGAACGTATTCGTTACGGGCAACACTGTTATCGATGCGCTTCTCAAAACAGTCAACAAAGACTATACGTTCGATCATCCCGTTCTCCAAAACATCGACTACGAAGGACGAAAGGTCATCCTCGTTACGACGCATCGCCGCGAAAATCTCGGCGAACCGATGCGCCACGTATATCAGGCACTTGCGCGTCTTGTCAAAGATTTCTCTGACGTAGAGATCGTATTCCCGATGCACAAGAATCCGCTCGTGCGCGAAGTCGTTGCCGAAGAACTCGGCGGCACCGAGCGTGTCCACCTCATCGATCCGCTAGACTATGAACCGTTCGCCAACCTCTTGGCACGCTCGTATCTCGTACTTACCGACTCGGGCGGTATTCAAGAAGAAGCACCTGCACTCGGTAAACCTGTCCTCGTCCTCAGAGATACGACAGAGCGTCCCGAAGCCATCGCCGCAGGTACTGTCAAACTTATCGGCACAGACAAAGAGCGTGTCTACAGCGAAGCACATCTGCTCCTCTCCGACCGTGAAGCCTACCTCGCGATGGCCGAAGCGTGCAACCCGTACGGCGACGGTCTTGCTTCCGAACGTATCGTACAGGCGATCTTGTGGGATAAAGATAACTCGCGTCCGCGCCCTGCACGATTCGAATAA